CATGCGTCTTAAAAACCACAGTGTGCTTGTTTCGGGACTACTTATCGGATTTTTTGGATTGATTGAAACACTCTTCTTTATTTCAAGTCTCTCGAAATTCTTCCACGGTGGATTTGTTGCAGCATTTATGGCTTTAGCAATCTATGCAGTGATGTACATTTGGACACGTGGAAACCTAGTCATGAAAAAAGCAGCGCGAGCTGTGAAGATACCAGACTATATTGATCAAATTGACCTGTTAAGAAATGATAAGAGTTTACCTTTAGTCAATACAAACCTTGTTTACCTCACATCAAACAGTACAACTGATGAAGTAGACTATAAGATTATGTATTCACTATTAGACCGTAAACCAAAACGTGCGAAAGTTTATTGGTTTGTGAATATCGAAGTAACGGATAAACCATATGGTGCACAATACCATGTTGATACCTTTGATACTAATTATGTCTTTAAGGTTCACCTTTACTTAGGATTCAGAATGAAACAACACATCAATGTATACTTACGTGAAATTGTTCAAGAACTCATGGAACAAGGTACAATTGATACACAACCTCAAGAATACACGACTGTTAAGGGACGCGAAGTGGGTGACTTTGCCTTTATTCTACTTCGCGATGAATTATCCGTGGAATCGGGTCTCTCTAAGTTTGAACAATTTATCATGAGTACAAAAATCGCCATTAAACGAAGAACTGTACTTCCTGAGAAGTGGTTTGGCATTCAATACAGTGAAACAACAACAGAGATTGTGCCAATTGCGATTCGCAAACCCCAACACATCGAGATTACCCAAGTATAACAAAACAAGGTTGAGTCCTCTTAGAGGCTTCAACCTTTTCTTTTGTATCAAGTCTTATAAATGTATTCAAATTATGATGTCGGATTATCTGAAGCTCATAAAGAACATCACAGTTTCAATCATATTCAGTTGGTTATTTTGAAACTTCATATAGCTTACTTGTATCGTATAAACCGTATCCTTGCTGATGTTATTCAAGTCGATTTGAACATGATCACCATCAACCCATTCATAAGGTATTATAAGTTCTCTTTCACTATCAGAAATGATAATGTGTACAGAAACAGGCAGCTCAAATTGTTTATTCAAGTATAGAGTAACAACACCATCTGATTCTAATACATTAATTTTTGTGTCCAACTCTTTCTTTTGATTTATAAAATTTTCCATAAGTGTTGAGTCAACTTTTTCAGCAGTGATTGTGTTAGTGACTAAACTCGAATTATCAATCATTTTATGTGAGATGATTGGGTACAAATCATTTTGATACATCATATAGATGCCTTGATTGGCTTGTAGGGTTATAGTGTTCTCTTCCTGTTTGGTACTGGTACATCCTGTAAACATGCCGAGCAACACTAATGCTAGCACTAAAATACGCGCTTTGGACACAATATTATGTTTCTTCATGAATTCTCTCCTTTTCATTAATTTATTTGTACAGGAAACACCAAAGTAAATACAAGGGTAGCCTTTATGAAAAATAAATCTATGTAGATAATCCTGTGTTTTTAGTTATGATTTTAGGATGACTTATACGTGCAATGTTCTTATAAACTGTCTTTCACGAGTTATCGTGAGTGTTTTCACCACTCCTACCTTTGTCTCCTTCGATACAGTTCCATATTTGCCTAATATGTCCTCTACTTGATTTTACTTTATTATGGTTGGAACTTGCACACAATTCCCTCTACTTTTATTTCTGAAATGCTTCTACTTTTTTTAAATATTGGATTTAGGTTAATGGGATATTTTATCCAAGAAGCAACCGATTGCTTGTTATAAAACAATACCTACACGATCCAAAATGAGGAAAGTGTAGGTACTGTATTAAACTCGATCGACTATTTATTTATTTTTACAAACTTGCGTGAGTATGTTACTAAAGCCAGTCCTACAAGAGAAATTAATGCGTATGATAGGAACATACCAGAACTCAACCCTGTTTCTGGAAGTTTGGATCCCTCTTCACCTGGTTTCTCTGTGTCTGTTCCGCCTGGTTTCTCAGTATCTGCTCCACCTGGTTTCTCTGTATCTGTTCCGCCTGGTTTCTCTGTGTCTGTTCCACCTGGTTTCTCTGTGTCTGTTCCACCTGGTTTCTCTGTGTCTGTTCCACCTGGTTTCTCTGTGTCTGTTCCACCTGGTTTCTCTTTATCCGTTTCGCCTGGTTTCTCAGTATCTGGTTCTTCAGGAGTCTCAACATCCTTATTTTCTACGACAACTTTAATTGTTGTTTCGTAGCTTTCGTTTGACAATCTAGCAATTTGATTTTGAACGTTATTTCGCTCAACTACAACTTTTACGTCGTATGCACCACTTACTAAATGGTCCACTACTTCATCAAAGTTTGTTGTTACAGTAATATCATAATTGCTTTCAATATTAAGTCGTTCAATAAATTGTTGTTCAGTTAGTTTTTCACCATATTTGACCGTGATTTCTTTAACTGGGAACGTAACACTGAAATCACTATCTTCAGTTAAAGTTACCGGCTTAGTTTCCACATATGCACGATCCAATACAGTAACTGCATAGTTTTTACTCAAGTCTTGAGTTGATAAAGTGTATTCGTAATCCCCTTTACCTTCAAAATAAACTCTATCAACAATATTGTTTGGATTTGCTACTAATTCTTCAACACCTGTTTCATTCCCTGCATATACAACATAGAATCGAGCATTTGTATTGTTTGAATCAATCCATTTTAGTGTTGACCCTTCAAGCACAACAGAATCAACTGGCTTAGTATCATTATGCGATAATTTTTGATGTGATGGCGTCAATGAAGCAATTTTGAATGTATCACTCTTAAGAATTTCAATTGCTTTATTATTTGCTTCTTTTTGAGGGCTTGTTGTGTTTTCATCTACTAAAATATCATTGTAGCTATACATAATCGACCCTTTAATATTTTTGTAGTTTTGGTTAAACTTCACTTGATTGTTAAGCTCTTCAGGGTTCATCCAATCAGCATCCCAACCCCCGTTAGATGTATGTTTGTAAGCAGCGTGACCAACATAAATATTGACATTTGTTCCTTCTGCCACTGAATCCCACCAACGTGCTATTTCTCCATATGGAGCTGCTGCCGCTGCAAATGCCCAATATATTTGTGGTGCAACATAATCAAGCTTTTCATCCTTAATCCACTGATAGGTATCAGCATAGATTTGTTCTGAATAAGACTTACTCGAACCAGTTGGAGTATTTGAACCACGATCATCAATTGCTTTGTGTTCCCATATACCAAATGGGCTGATGCCAAATTGAATGGCCGTTTTATTTGTTTCGTTATGGTTATCAATGGCTTCCTTAACGGAATCAATTAAAAACGTAACATTATCTCTTCTCCAGCTATCAATATCTGTATAGCCTTCTCCATACTTATCATAAGTTGTAGCGTCTTCTCCATTTTTACCAAAATAGTCATCCCCGACTCTATATGGATAGAAGTAATCGTCAAAGTGAATTGCATCCGTATCATATTTTTCCATGAATTCAACAACAGTATCAACAACATGTTGTACAACTTCAGGTTCACCAGGATTTAAGAATAATTTACCTTTGAATTCTAAGACATACTCTGGATTTAATACCGCAAAATTATCATCTGCCAATAGACCAATTTCATTTAAGTATAGTGCTTTTTCTCCCGGAGTATAGTCACTTGAATTTTTTCCTGTAACAACTGCGAAATCACTATTTGTAACGCGGTATGGATTGAACCAAGCATGGAATTCCATTCCATTACGATGCGTTTCCTCTATCATCCAATACATTGGGTCATAAGATGCTTCAACACCTTGTTTCCCTGTGAAATACTCTGATGATGGATTAATATCCGATTGGTAAAAAGCTGCATCTAATGTTGGTCTAACTTGAAATATTAGCGCATTTAAGTTCATTTCTTTTGCAGTTTCAATACGTTCTTTGTATAACTCTTGAATATCTTCTTTATCAGAGCTGTCTGGTTTAAAATGCAAATTAAAGATCGTCGCGATCCATGTTGACTTAAATTGCTCCTTTTCTTGAGTGTAGACATTTGGAATACTAATTCTTTCATTTGACCCTGAATAAAACATTACAGGAACATTAGTATCATAACCATATGTTCCATCGCTGTATTTAACATATCGATACAAGTCTGTTGAATCCTCTGCTTTTATATGACCTGTTTGGCTTAAAACAATTCCTAGCCCACATAGCAAAGCCATTAATTTCTTCATATACCCTCCTCTTAGCATATCTCTATATGTAAAATGAAATGCGAGCCTAATTATTGTCTGTACAAATATTACTGAAAATACCTATAGTTTTACAAACTAAGCAAAAGATATATCTACGCTAATTCTAACCAAATCTTGTAAGTAGCAAATTCATAAAATATAAACTCATAAATTATTAAACCGTTTTTAGAGTGTATGCTTCGTGTAATTGAAAACTCATCTCTTGATAACAATCTGAAATTATACTAGCTTACTTTTATCAATCTTGAATTTATAACAAAGGATAAATTCAAAGCAAACAATGCGATTACACCGATTCTGATGATTAGGATTACCGATTAGACTATCAGTAGTCATTAAATTCTCCATTCAAATTAAATTGCGAGAATTATAAAACAAATTGTACTCAATAATTATCCAGTTTGAAAATTCAACCTTGACTCTTCCCAACGATTTTTACCCTCCATCACAACATAAGCTAAGACTGCCCCACCAATCTTCAAAATAGTAACAACTCACTTATCAAAGACCAATTGCAGATAAATAATTGATTAAATCAGTAAAGATGTGTTCTGCAATCGTTTACATAAAGAATATACCATGACTGAAATAATGTGTCAATATGATTTATTAATATATGAAACTATATTTCTTTATGTTGATTTTAAAATTCTTTATCAAAATTTATCTAAGATTAATCAAACCCTATTAAGCATGATTTCTTGGATTGATGTCATCAATGATTGACCCTTGATTAATGTCTATTGATGATCGTTTTGACTTATAATCTCGACTTTACAAATCACGCCGGATGACTCACATCTTCATAAATAAAAAACTTCTCACACAGTAGATGTAATGAGAAGTTAAACTTAAGTCATGAAAAAGTTAAGTGCTATTTGAAGATACTTTTATACTTGAACAATTGATACTTTTGCATACTCAAAATGACTGAAGAATCAAGATGAGACATACAAAGATCATTGGATAGAGAACGATGTTAAATGAATACACCTTCAAAAACCCACACATAAGTTATTAATGCAGTGAGTGCAAACAGTAATATAAAGATCGTCCAAAATGATAGGTCCATTTTCTTACCTTTTTGCATTACCAACGTTGTATAGGGAACGATGAATGCAAACGGTATTGCAGTTACAATCACTTTTAACCAGTTGTACCCAATACCCATAGCATCCAGTAATAATGGAATCACTAAAGATCCAATCAAAGATACGCCCAGCACAATGAATGCTGTTTTGATTGTAAAATAGGGTAGTTTTTCGTTTTGTCTTAACATATTGTTTCCTCCAAATAGATTGAGGCTTGCTAAATAGCAAGCCGTTTACTAACTTTTTTAATACCTAAATTATTCGCCAGTTTCTTGTTTTACTAGACTGCGGTCATACATCTTAAAGAATGGGAAGTAAATCATTACTGATAGAACAATCAGAACGATGTTGAGTACAGCAGTTCTCCAATCTCCAGCTGATGCCAAGTATACACCGATAGGTCCAGGAAGTGTCCAAGGTGATATAATTGTTAAACGATCCACTAAGCGCATCGATGTCGCGACCCATGCAATCGTAGCATTGATCATCGGTGCTAAAATAAACGGAATAATAAGTGTTGGGTTTAATACAATTGGTGTACCAAAAATCAATGGTTCATTGATGTTGAATAATGCTGGTACAAATGCAGTTTTACCAAGTGATTTAGCATACGATGATTTCGCAAAGAATGCCATACAAATTGCGAGACCGATTGTAGCTCCTGAACCACCAATCCAGATAAACCATTGGAAGAATGGTTCAACAGCGATTGCTGGAAGTGCAGTACCTGCAGTACCTGCAGCTGCAGCAGCAACGTTTTTGTCAAGTAACACGTTCCAAATTGGACGCGCCGCAGAACCAACAACTGAAACACCATGAATACCAAATGCCCAGAAGAATGTAATTAAGAATACTTGTAGCAATACGCTTGGAAGTGAATCTGAAGCTTTAATTAATGGTGCTACTAGATTTCCAATAAATGCATGCCAGTTAAATCCAAGATAATAAGTAACAGTTCCCATCAGTACAACGATTACTGCAGCAGGTGTTAATGCTTCAAATGATCGTGCAACAGAAGGTGGCACTTCTTTAGGCATTGTAATCTTGAAATTTGAATTAAGAATGAGTCGTGCTATTTCAACAGCTAAGATTGCTGTAACAATACCCACAAACATTCCGCCTCCACCAAGGTTCGCAACAGGAAGAACAAATCCAGAAACCCCTGCTTCTAGATCAGCAGCTACATTAATTGGTGTAAATGTTAACAAGAATGCAGCTTCAGCTAAGATACCGCCAGTTAATGCATCCATTTCATAGGATTGAGCTAAACTATATCCAATACCAAATACTGAGTACAATGTCATTAACGCCATTGTCATACGGTAAGGAAGCACGATTTGTGCTGCATTATCCTTTAGAAATTGTGTGATACCCCATGATAATGGTAACGGTGGGTTGGCAACAATCATGAAGAAAGAACCAACAATAATTAATGGTAATGTCGCAACAATACCATCACGTACTGCACGCAAGTGTTTTTGTGCAGCTAATTTATTCATAGGACCCGCAAGATGTTGATCCATGAATTGTATTAAGAAATCCATAAGTATATCCCCTTTTCTGTCTTAACACCGTAAATATACCACATTATTATTTTATAGTCAAAATATTATTTCATATTTTTAACAAAATTTATGATTAAATGTTTCGGAATAAATAATTACCTAAACCAAGAAAAAAAACGCTTACATTTCTGCGTTTTCTCTTGACATTTAAGGGGTTTCACAGTTCTTTTTTTTTCTCCAATCATCAACTATACTAATGATTGCATTACATCCATGAGTTTTGATGGTCTAACAGCTTCATAAGTTATCAATCATTTTTAATAACCTGTTTTCTTTTAAATTCACATGTTATGAATATTCTATTATGAAACACCTGTTATCTTCCACTTTTTATACATCCAAACGGATTTTCAAGGTATTTTTGTGATGTTGCTATAGATGTTTGAGAACCTTGATCATAATGAAATTATTCGATTAAATTGAATTATGATTTAATAAATAGCAAGCGAATAACGATGGCCTCTCAGGACCATCGCTACACATTTTCATATAGAGAAGCATACAACTTCCATAGAATTTTTGTATAAAATTGTATCTTATTTAATGTAAATAAGTTCTTCTACATCATCCATTGGCCACATTGGTCTGTGGATGCGTTTGAATGGAATACGTTCTGAACGTTGGATTGTTGGTCCATCAGTCAATGCCATCACATGATATGCGGTTTCTGGAATCAAATCTGTATCTAGATATCCCATCTTGACCACAACGATCTCATAATCATGAAATTCCAACCCTGCTTTATGGAATTGAGACATTTGCCCATATTGAATGTTTCGATTCATGATAAGCACATCCAAATTTGTCCCTTCAACATTAACCGTATAGGTTGGTCCTACGACGTGTTTACCATTACCACCATACATACCTTCACCAATTTTCACAAGAGTTCCTTTGATGGATACGGGTTGTGATTCAGGGGTTTCCCCATTCCCAAGATCAAAGGATACGGGTTGTCCTTCAAGGGTGCCTTCAAGTGCACTGTGTACAGCTTTATCATGAATTCCAGCTACTAACACATGTTTATCTTTAAGATCTGCCTTCAACAACTCTCTTAAAACAACCGTATTATGTCCAGCACCCCCTGCGCCACAATTATCCCCTGAGTCGGTAATCACTGCGGTCTTGCCATCAAAATTAATGGCCATTTGAACGGATGCATCGGGTTCATCATAGTTTCCTGAGAATTTAAACTCATGACGGTGGTCCCATGCATATTGAGAGACTTGTTGGGCAACAAAGTCGCAATATTCATGGTCTTTTTCTGTGTTTGGTACTACAATGACCGCTGCCCCCAACTTGTCATCATCATGACGAATGTAACCGACGTTATAACAGATTGAGAAAACACGTGAGTCTTCTTCAAATTGATCCATCAGTTGATTGATACTACGCATTGGCTCTTTGGCAGATACACTGCGTTCGCCTCCGACCATGATGGGTAGTTTTTTTATGATTGGTGTCATTGGGCGGCGGTTTTTCATTAAGTCAACCAATTTTTCAGCTACAAGTTTCTTAGTCTCTATATGATCAATATGTGGGGATTCACGGTAACAGCGAACAATGTTGGTATACTTTGTAAAGTCCTCACTGAGGTTTCCGTGGGGATCCATAGATACCGCAATCGGTAGGTATTTCCCGACTGCATTTCGAATCCGTTTGATAATATAATGTTCACCGGATATTTCTTCAAGTCCTACAACACCACTGGCACCATGTAGATGTAAGTAAATGCCATCAAAGGTTCCCATGTGAGTGTTGATATCGTTGATGATGCGGTCTGCAATCTCAACATAAGCTTCCTTTTTTACCATGCCATTTGGGGGTAAGCTTGCGAATTGGGATGGGATAATCTCAATCCCTGCTTCTTCAAATACTTCTCTTACATATAGAGCGTCTATGCATTCATCCCCTCTCAACAATAAAAATTCATCCAAGCCTACAGTATGTGATATATGTTCATTACATTCTGCGGATA
This DNA window, taken from Erysipelothrix larvae, encodes the following:
- a CDS encoding family 10 glycosylhydrolase — encoded protein: MKKLMALLCGLGIVLSQTGHIKAEDSTDLYRYVKYSDGTYGYDTNVPVMFYSGSNERISIPNVYTQEKEQFKSTWIATIFNLHFKPDSSDKEDIQELYKERIETAKEMNLNALIFQVRPTLDAAFYQSDINPSSEYFTGKQGVEASYDPMYWMIEETHRNGMEFHAWFNPYRVTNSDFAVVTGKNSSDYTPGEKALYLNEIGLLADDNFAVLNPEYVLEFKGKLFLNPGEPEVVQHVVDTVVEFMEKYDTDAIHFDDYFYPYRVGDDYFGKNGEDATTYDKYGEGYTDIDSWRRDNVTFLIDSVKEAIDNHNETNKTAIQFGISPFGIWEHKAIDDRGSNTPTGSSKSYSEQIYADTYQWIKDEKLDYVAPQIYWAFAAAAAPYGEIARWWDSVAEGTNVNIYVGHAAYKHTSNGGWDADWMNPEELNNQVKFNQNYKNIKGSIMYSYNDILVDENTTSPQKEANNKAIEILKSDTFKIASLTPSHQKLSHNDTKPVDSVVLEGSTLKWIDSNNTNARFYVVYAGNETGVEELVANPNNIVDRVYFEGKGDYEYTLSTQDLSKNYAVTVLDRAYVETKPVTLTEDSDFSVTFPVKEITVKYGEKLTEQQFIERLNIESNYDITVTTNFDEVVDHLVSGAYDVKVVVERNNVQNQIARLSNESYETTIKVVVENKDVETPEEPDTEKPGETDKEKPGGTDTEKPGGTDTEKPGGTDTEKPGGTDTEKPGGTDTEKPGGADTEKPGGTDTEKPGEEGSKLPETGLSSGMFLSYALISLVGLALVTYSRKFVKINK
- a CDS encoding PTS sugar transporter subunit IIC, whose protein sequence is MDFLIQFMDQHLAGPMNKLAAQKHLRAVRDGIVATLPLIIVGSFFMIVANPPLPLSWGITQFLKDNAAQIVLPYRMTMALMTLYSVFGIGYSLAQSYEMDALTGGILAEAAFLLTFTPINVAADLEAGVSGFVLPVANLGGGGMFVGIVTAILAVEIARLILNSNFKITMPKEVPPSVARSFEALTPAAVIVVLMGTVTYYLGFNWHAFIGNLVAPLIKASDSLPSVLLQVFLITFFWAFGIHGVSVVGSAARPIWNVLLDKNVAAAAAGTAGTALPAIAVEPFFQWFIWIGGSGATIGLAICMAFFAKSSYAKSLGKTAFVPALFNINEPLIFGTPIVLNPTLIIPFILAPMINATIAWVATSMRLVDRLTIISPWTLPGPIGVYLASAGDWRTAVLNIVLIVLSVMIYFPFFKMYDRSLVKQETGE
- a CDS encoding M81 family metallopeptidase yields the protein MKVLVAHVSAECNEHISHTVGLDEFLLLRGDECIDALYVREVFEEAGIEIIPSQFASLPPNGMVKKEAYVEIADRIINDINTHMGTFDGIYLHLHGASGVVGLEEISGEHYIIKRIRNAVGKYLPIAVSMDPHGNLSEDFTKYTNIVRCYRESPHIDHIETKKLVAEKLVDLMKNRRPMTPIIKKLPIMVGGERSVSAKEPMRSINQLMDQFEEDSRVFSICYNVGYIRHDDDKLGAAVIVVPNTEKDHEYCDFVAQQVSQYAWDHRHEFKFSGNYDEPDASVQMAINFDGKTAVITDSGDNCGAGGAGHNTVVLRELLKADLKDKHVLVAGIHDKAVHSALEGTLEGQPVSFDLGNGETPESQPVSIKGTLVKIGEGMYGGNGKHVVGPTYTVNVEGTNLDVLIMNRNIQYGQMSQFHKAGLEFHDYEIVVVKMGYLDTDLIPETAYHVMALTDGPTIQRSERIPFKRIHRPMWPMDDVEELIYIK